One genomic window of Arvicola amphibius chromosome 4, mArvAmp1.2, whole genome shotgun sequence includes the following:
- the Txndc17 gene encoding thioredoxin domain-containing protein 17, giving the protein MAGSQSASQATLETEPMATYKEVSVSGFEEFDQAVKEHQGKTIFAYFSGSKDDEGKSWCPDCVEAEPVVREGLKHVTEDCVFIYCQVGDRSYWKDPNNDFRQKLKLTAVPTLLKYGTPQKLVESECLQSNLLEMIFAED; this is encoded by the exons ATGGCAGGATCCCAGAGCGCCTCCCAGGCAACTCTCGAGACTGAACCCATGGCTACCTACAAGGAGGTGAGCGTGTCCGGCTTCGAGGAGTTCGACCAGGCTGTAAAGGAGCACCAGGGTAAGACCATTTTCGCCTACTTCAGCGGTTCTAAGGATGACGAAGGGAAGAGCTGGTGTCCGGACTGCGTAGAAG ctgagCCAGTCGTTCGAGAGGGGCTGAAGCATGTTACGGAAGACTGCGTGTTCATCTACTGCCAAGTGGGAGACAGATCTTA CTGGAAAGACCCAAATAATGACTTCAGACAAAAACTGAAATTAACCGCAGTGCCTACACTACTTAAATATGGAACG cctCAAAAACTTGTGGAATCTGAGTGCCTTCAGTCCAACCTCCTGGAAATGATATTCGCTGAAGATTAA